A DNA window from Gigantopelta aegis isolate Gae_Host chromosome 4, Gae_host_genome, whole genome shotgun sequence contains the following coding sequences:
- the LOC121372650 gene encoding serine/arginine repetitive matrix protein 1-like → MTDAGFFKGTTAEQDNRFADKKKKLMKSMRFAENLEKKVDMAKVNVDTLKPWIAQKITELLGLEDDVIVEFVYNQLEERVRYRTGQRSIFNYQSNRVFIQELWELLCSAQDNVGKQKKEEIKRRQLTNAEQERIQASLKRHEEHISETLAKERWDSERKDWDRSRSPRRDRNRSPKYEKNNKVEQRKTRSKSKSSSPPVTVKKEESKSSLPDSSGDKNSEAAVKTEENTDAPTDRVEAVKDEDNKTENTNDVTDKNDDKENDVEKKDKKPKDKSKSRSRSRDRKKRRSRTPDRKRKRSRERSRSRNRRRSPRRYSPKRWSRSRQRRRSPRRSPLRRHSDRRSPLRSSRRSPPPKKMSRRRRSPSSSSDSDSSNSSAGKKRTGFAGKGKYDSDDKTSPDKVGVQQRRHYRTHMDTAEADSSSGSDSDEPSKSRRRRRSGSPGRHRRRSPSPRRRPSPRRFSPMRRRRSPPDQPVTKRFSARRLRSDSAPRGSNRFPRRSVSDSPPRRRRDVSPFVRRSPWRGRRSPSPMRGRRTPSLIRGRRSPSPARGRRSPSPVRGRRSPSPVRGRRSPSPVRVRRSPSPVRRRGPSPPVRRRRMSSSASPPRVNKKTASSSSSDSSSDSDSSPAKAAVGASPRRRRSPSPVRRRPSPPPRRRVSPSPPPRRRFSGSPPYRRRPSPSPPHRRRTSPSPLPARRRASPAPRRRSPSLPGRRRSPSSPGRRRGMQSPPPRHRPSFSPPPPRRRPSPSPPPRRRSPLPVSRRRSSPSPRKPWSPSRQRSESPPPKRRQPLSPNKNRTTSPSPDRLQKVSVEKAARRRGGSSSSSESPPRRRPRLSTERDGSESPVRVVKRIPLSPSQRRQRSVSASPPPRKSFSPSREGKSVPKRPHRNSSSSPSLRKNSYQGTSRNRSRENSPEDGGSPSYRAKRRSRSSHSPDVRVKRRRPSESESYSKGEFEQLDRGDGYQRVITVKKEELSEGARRGERITSPQQNGETPKKKSKLEKAASGSDSESSDDQGSKKKKKKKDKKHKKHKKHKKHKHKKTEKDDVLSESGDAESLEELERKLREKALESMKAKAVEAGDG, encoded by the exons gGCACAACTGCTGAGCAAGACAATCGTTTTGCagacaaaaagaagaaattgaTGAAATCCATGAGATTTGCAGAGAACTTGGAGAAAAag GTTGACATGGCGAAGGTGAACGTTGATACGTTAAAACCATGGATTGCGCAGAAGATTACAGAGCTGCTGGGACTGGAGGATGACGTTATTGTTGAATTTGTATATAATCAGTTGGAGGAAAGGGTAAGATACAGAACTGGACAAAGGAGTATCTTTAATT ATCAATCTAATCGAGTGTTCATTCAAGAGCTGTGGGAGCTTCTCTGCAGTGCTCAAGACAATGTTGGTAAGCAGAAGAAGGAAGAGATAAAGAGGAGACAATTGACTAAT GCGGAACAGGAGCGCATCCAGGCAAGTCTGAAGCGCCACGAGGAGCACATCAGTGAGACGCTGGCCAAGGAGAGGTGGGACAGTGAGCGGAAGGACTGGGACCGCAGTCGATCGCCCAGGCGTGACAGAAACCGATCGCCAAAATATGAAAAGAACAACAAAGTGGAACAAAG GAAAACTCGTAGTAAGTCGAAATCTTCAAGTCCACCTGTGACAGTGAAGAAAGAGGAATCTAAATCATCTCTTCCTGATTCATCAGGCGATAAAAATAGCGAAGCTGCTGTCAAGACAGAAGAAAACACAGATGCACCAACTGACAGAGTGGAGGCGGTTAAAGATGAAGATAACAA GACAGAAAATACAAATGATGTCACAGACAAAAATGATGACAAAGAAAACGATgtggaaaagaaagacaaaaaaccTAAGGACAAATCGAAATCAAGGTCCAGGAGTAGAGATCGCAAGAAGCGCCGGTCACGAACTCcagacagaaagagaaaaagaagtcGGGAGCG ATCACGATCGCGGAATCGACGCCGGTCACCACGACGGTATTCTCCTAAACGCTGGTCACGATCCCGACAGAGACGCCGTTCTCCTCGCAGATCTCCGCTACGCAGACATTCGGACAGGAGGTCACCACTGAGGTCATCAAGGAGAAGTCCTCCCCCAAAGAAAATGTCAAGAAGAAG ACGCTCGCCCAGTTCGAGTTCAGACAGTGACTCTTCCAACAGCTCTGCAGGAAAGAAGAGAACAGGATTCGCTGGCAAG GGCAAGTATGACAGTGATGACAAGACGTCCCCAGACAAGGTGGGCGTACAGCAGCGCCGTCACTACCGCACTCACATGGACACGGCAGAGGCTGATTCATCTTCCGGCTCAGACTCTGACGAACCAT CCAAGTCAAGAAGACGCAGGAGGTCCGGTTCACCTGGTCGTCACAGACGGAGGTCACCGTCTCCAAGACGACGACCCTCGCCGAGAAG ATTTTCTCCAATGAGAAGACGCAGATCACCACCAGACCAACCCGTTACAAAAAG GTTTTCGGCTAGACGTCTAAGAAGCGATTCTGCTCCAAGAGGAAGTAACCGATTTCCGAGGCGGTCGGTATCGGACTCGCCACCACGTAGACGTAGAGATGTGTCACCTTTTGTGAGGAGGTCTCCTTGGAGAGGAAGGCGATCACCATCTCCCATGAGAGGAAGGCGAACCCCATCTCTCATTAGAGGTAGAAGATCACCGTCGCCTGCCAGAGGTAGAAGATCCCCATCACCAGTCAGAGGCAGACGTTCACCATCACCTGTAAGAGGTAGAAGATCACCATCACCTGTACGGGTTAGACGTTCACCCTCTCCTGTTCGACGCCGCGGACCCTCTCCTCCAGTGAGGAGACGCAGAATGTCCAGTTCAGCTTCTCCTCCAAGAGTCAACAAAAAAAcggcatcatcatcatcttcagaTTCTTCATCTGATTCAGACTCCTCCCCAGCCAAGGCTGCCGTTGGTGCCTCTCCTCGCAGGCGAAGATCCCCATCGCCGGTACGAAGAAGACCATCGCCACCTCCAAGAAGAAGAGTGTCACCTTCACCTCCACCTAGAAGGCGATTCTCGGGGTCACCACCCTATCGGCGGAGACCATCCCCTTCGCCACCTCATAGACGACGTACATCACCTTCCCCACTGCCGGCTAGACGCAGGGCATCCCCTGCACCCAGACGGCGATCTCCATCTTTACCAGGCAGACGGCGATCTCCATCTTCACCAGGCAGACGGCGAGGAATGCAGTCTCCCCCACCCCGGCACCGTCCATCGTTTTCCCCACCACCCCCCAGGAGGAGGCCCTCTCCATCACCACCACCTAGGAGAAGGTCACCGCTGCCTGTAAGCCGAAGACGATCTTCACCATCACCAAGAAAACCCTGGTCTCCATCCAGACAAAGATCGGAGTCGCCACCTCCCAAGCGACGCCAGCCACTGTCGCCTAACAAAAACAGGACGACATCTCCATCACCTGACCGATTGCAGAAAGTCTCAGTAGAAAAGGCAGCCAGACGGAGAGGCGGTTCTTCATCGTCGTCAGAATCTCCTCCAAGAAGACGGCCTCGGCTGTCCACGGAACGAGATGGTAGCGAGTCACCAGTCAGGGTTGTTAAGAGAATTCCACTGTCTCCTTCACAGCGAAGGCAGAGGTCTGTGTCGGCTTCACCCCCTCCGCGGAAGTCATTTTCACCTTCTAGAGAAGGCAAATCAGTTCCCAAACGTCCACATCGCAACAGCAGTTCATCACCATCTCTTCGTAAGAACAGCTACCAGGGCACTTCACGAAATCGGTCCCGCGAGAATTCCCCCGAAGACGGCGGTTCGCCATCGTATCGGGCAAAAAGACGCTCTCGTTCTTCACATAGTCCAGATGTGAGAGTCAAAAGACGACGTCCATCGGAATCGGAATCGTACTCCAAAGGAGAGTTTGAACAGTTGGACAGAGGTGATGGATACCAGAGGGTGATCACAGTAAAAAAAGAGGAATTGTCGGAGGGAGCTCGAAGAGGAGAAAGAATCACTAGTCCTCAGCAGAATGGGGAGACTCCCAAAAAGAAATCTAAATTGGAAAAGGCAGCTTCTGGAAGTGATTCTGAG TCTTCTGATGATCAAGGttcgaagaagaagaagaaaaagaaggataAGAAACACAAGAAGCATAAGAAGCACAAGAAGCACAAGCACAAGAAAACTGAAAAAGATGATGtg TTGTCTGAAAGTGGAGATGCAGAAAGCTTGGAGGAGCTCGAGAGAAAGTTACGAGAGAAGGCTTTAGAGTCGATGAAAGCAAAGGCAGTTGAAGCAGGAGATGGGTAG